In one window of Mobula hypostoma chromosome 1, sMobHyp1.1, whole genome shotgun sequence DNA:
- the zbtb42 gene encoding zinc finger and BTB domain-containing protein 18.2, protein MEFPDHSRQLLQCLSQQRNQDFLCDCTVLVGDVQFRAHRAVLASCSMYFHLFYRDQLDKRDIVHLNSDIVTAPAFGLLLEFMYEGKLQFNSLPVEDVLAAASYLHMYNIVKVCKGKLKDKEFYVGEKMNGNALGLVKEENSSENDELIPHNFDAQSKQNCTTVDYKNPMGSKKINGHSRRLSDLVGITSVSTDLELCNATPEKTKSTVNSSTGHVPQRTADHIKASADVDCALDLSFKPVSGRDLFYSPCVSGQLASDRQQQGTMPLARDEQELLSDQEDSEEVDLASQNGNSANGVITGFGPVFLGNDMAHNNGIEQGSEDEMPSSDISNTRMVMSTGHIFICPLCSKGFPSPHVLQLHLSAHFREKDGPRAKMPTDGSMPTCSQCGKTFSCMYTLKRHERTHSGEKPYTCGQCGKSFQYSHNLSRHAVVHTREKPHACKWCERRFTQSGDLYRHMRKFHCGLVKSIAIR, encoded by the coding sequence ATGGAGTTTCCAGACCATAGCCGGCAGTTACTGCAGTGTCTGAGTCAGCAGCGTAACCAGGATTTTCTCTGTGATTGTACTGTTCTAGTTGGAGACGTTCAGTTTAGAGCCCATCGTGCAGTGCTTGCTTCATGCAGCATGTACTTTCATCTATTCTACAGGGACCAGCTGGACAAAAGAGACATTGTGCATTTAAACAGTGACATTGTCACAGCTCCTGCCTTTGGTCTGCTTCTCGAATTTATGTATGAAGGAAAACTTCAGTTTAATAGCCTGCCAGTTGAAGATGTGTTAGCTGCAGCCAGCTACCTTCATATGTACAACATTGTGAAAGTTTGTAAGGGGAAATTGAAAGATAAAGAATTTTATGTAGGTGAAAAAATGAATGGTAATGCACTTGGACTGGTGAAAGAAGAGAATTCTTCAGAAAATGATGAACTGATACCACATAATTTTGATGCACAAAGCAAGCAAAATTGTACTACTGTGGATTATAAAAATCCCATGGGCAGTAAAAAGATTAATGGACACTCTAGGAGATTGTCTGATCTTGTAGGTATCACTTCTGTATCTACAGATCTTGAGTTATGCAATGCAACACCTGAAAAAACAAAGTCCACTGTTAATAGTTCCACAGGACATGTGCCTCAAAGAACTGCTGACCATATCAAGGCCTCTGCTGATGTGGACTGTGCTCTAGATCTGTCTTTCAAGCCTGTGTCTGGAAGAGATTTATTTTACTCCCCCTGTGTTTCTGGACAGCTGGCCTCCGACAGGCAGCAGCAGGGCACTATGCCACTTGCTAGAGATGAGCAAGAGTTGCTGTCAGACCAGGAGGACAGTGAAGAAGTGGATCTggcaagtcagaatgggaattctgCCAATGGTGTGATCACAGGatttggacctgtattcctaggGAATGATATGGCACATAATAACGGAATAGAACAAGGGAGTGAGGATGAAATGCCATCATCTGATATTTCAAACACAAGGATGGTGATGTCAACAGGACACATTTTTATTTGTCCCCTCTGCAGCAAAGGCTTCCCAAGTCCACATGTTCTTCAGCTTCATTTGAGTGCTCACTTCAGGGAAAAAGATGGTCCTCGGGCCAAAATGCCTACTGATGGTTCCATGCCTACTTGCTCGCAATGTGGGAAAACCTTTTCCTGCATGTACACACTGAAGAGGCATGAACGAACTCACTCGGGTGAGAAGCCTTACACCTGTGGTCAGTGTGGAAAGAGCTTCCAGTACTCTCATAATCTTAGCCGTCATGCAGTTGTGCACACCAGAGAAAAGCCACATGCTTGCAAGTGGTGTGAAAGACGATTTACACAGTCAGGTGACCTGTACAGGCACATGCGCAAGTTCCACTGTGGTCTTGTCAAGAGCATTGCAATCAGATAA